The proteins below come from a single Hemitrygon akajei chromosome 2, sHemAka1.3, whole genome shotgun sequence genomic window:
- the LOC140717023 gene encoding uncharacterized protein isoform X1 has product MLFCSHFLSLFLLLSLGSSEKQKVVIGTIGSSVLLDPEHQGDLSRSEILWTFTSSNKSPVTILDYVPGKPVEEPNEQFRSRLQFNASTGCLLVDRMKPEDQGVYNFEVNERRTTTIELCLFYELSKTFIRNYSATGNTMKLTCEVKGNPHKYEWLKNRGEISQRHWLINENRSLIILTDLTNECGTYTCVATNPVSSAQANYTLNPSGASGEDSIIIIASITGLVSSLVSHSGSLLLSWLEKNSNQVFQSLINCNILSVVATFVALISWIAIKGAAFISVVALCTVCALFLAIITPIVILKFGCSFNGKFQRTKGSQPFIALSGFIIIPISITVLKEEIQQNNQSCHTSILTWSIPIALLVSCVIIMTVFLATYRCKYHRNENASIEVRQQDNEDL; this is encoded by the exons ATGTTGTTCTGCTCTCATTTCCTCTCGCTCTTTCTGTTGTTGTCGTTGGGATCTTCAG AGAAACAGAAAGTAGTAATTGGGACCATTGGTTCATCGGTTTTACTGGATCCTGAACACCAAGGTGATCTCAGCAGGAGTGAAATTTTATGGACCTTCACCAGCAGCAACAAAAGCCCTGTTACTATTTTGGATTACGTTCCAGGTAAACCTGTGGAGGAACCAAATGAACAATTCAGATCCCGTTTACAGTTTAACGCTTCTACTGGCTGTCTGCTGGTAGACAGGATGAAACCTGAGGATCAAGGTGTTTATAATTTTGAGGTCAATGAGAGAAGAACAACTACAATAGAATTGTGTCTCTTCT ATGAGCTGTCCAAAACTTTCATAAGGAACTATAGCGCCACTGGCAACACCATGAAACTGACCTGTGAGGTTAAAGGAAATCCTCATAAATATGAGTGGCTGAAAAATAGAGGGGAGATCTCCCAGCGTCACTGGCTAATTAATGAAAACAGAAGCCTGATCATCTTGACTGACTTGACAAATGAATGTGGAACGTACACCTGTGTTGCTACCAATCCTGTCAGCTCTGCCCAGGCAAATTACACCTTAAATCCCTCAG GTGCTTCTGGTGAAGACTCTATAATTATTATTGCATCAATCACAGGACTGGTATCATCTTTGGTATCTCACAGTGGATCCTTGCTTCTGTCATGGTTGGAGAAGAATTCAAACCAAG TGTTTCAGAGCCTCATTAATTGCAACATTTTGTCTGTTGTTGCTACCTTCGTTGCCCTCATCTCCTGGATTGCGATTAAAG GTGCTGCCTTTATATCTGTTGTTGCGTTATGCACTGTCTGTGCCCTGTTTTTGGCCATAATTACACCAATTGTTATTCTGAAATTTGGCTGTTCCTTTAATGGGAAATTCCAAAGAACAAAAG GATCTCAACCTTTCATTGCCTTGAGTGGTTTCATCATAATTCCCATTTCAATCACTGTCCTAAAGGAAGAGATTCAGCAAAACA ATCAAAGTTGTCACACCAGCATCTTAACATGGAGCATACCGATTGCATTATTGGTCAGCTGTGTTATTATAATGACTGTATTCCTTGCAACATATCGCTGTAAATACC
- the LOC140717023 gene encoding uncharacterized protein isoform X2, with product MLFCSHFLSLFLLLSLGSSDELSKTFIRNYSATGNTMKLTCEVKGNPHKYEWLKNRGEISQRHWLINENRSLIILTDLTNECGTYTCVATNPVSSAQANYTLNPSGASGEDSIIIIASITGLVSSLVSHSGSLLLSWLEKNSNQVFQSLINCNILSVVATFVALISWIAIKGAAFISVVALCTVCALFLAIITPIVILKFGCSFNGKFQRTKGSQPFIALSGFIIIPISITVLKEEIQQNNQSCHTSILTWSIPIALLVSCVIIMTVFLATYRCKYHRNENASIEVRQQDNEDL from the exons ATGTTGTTCTGCTCTCATTTCCTCTCGCTCTTTCTGTTGTTGTCGTTGGGATCTTCAG ATGAGCTGTCCAAAACTTTCATAAGGAACTATAGCGCCACTGGCAACACCATGAAACTGACCTGTGAGGTTAAAGGAAATCCTCATAAATATGAGTGGCTGAAAAATAGAGGGGAGATCTCCCAGCGTCACTGGCTAATTAATGAAAACAGAAGCCTGATCATCTTGACTGACTTGACAAATGAATGTGGAACGTACACCTGTGTTGCTACCAATCCTGTCAGCTCTGCCCAGGCAAATTACACCTTAAATCCCTCAG GTGCTTCTGGTGAAGACTCTATAATTATTATTGCATCAATCACAGGACTGGTATCATCTTTGGTATCTCACAGTGGATCCTTGCTTCTGTCATGGTTGGAGAAGAATTCAAACCAAG TGTTTCAGAGCCTCATTAATTGCAACATTTTGTCTGTTGTTGCTACCTTCGTTGCCCTCATCTCCTGGATTGCGATTAAAG GTGCTGCCTTTATATCTGTTGTTGCGTTATGCACTGTCTGTGCCCTGTTTTTGGCCATAATTACACCAATTGTTATTCTGAAATTTGGCTGTTCCTTTAATGGGAAATTCCAAAGAACAAAAG GATCTCAACCTTTCATTGCCTTGAGTGGTTTCATCATAATTCCCATTTCAATCACTGTCCTAAAGGAAGAGATTCAGCAAAACA ATCAAAGTTGTCACACCAGCATCTTAACATGGAGCATACCGATTGCATTATTGGTCAGCTGTGTTATTATAATGACTGTATTCCTTGCAACATATCGCTGTAAATACC